The genomic segment CTTCAAGAAGTTTTGGGAAGGGGAACGTCGGAGCTTCTTCGCAGCCGGCTCAACGTAGGTGTCGTCGAGATCGTTGTCGACATTTGGCGTGGTGGCAGTTACTTCGGGATCCGCGTTTTCGTCGTTCTCTGAAGCAGCTCGAGTTTGCCGTCTGGTACGCTTGGCAGGAAGGTCGACCAAATCTGGGCTGTGTGTGAGAAAGTGCGTTTGGCTTATAGGGGTGATAGGGCCTACCTTGATCCTGGACGGACCTCGTCCGCTTGCCGAGTGAGGCACGAGACATTGTTGCTGGGGATTATGATTATGGTGAAGAGGCAATCGTGACTGACAACTCCGAAGTAGACAACGCAGGAAAGCTTGTTCGAGGTACCAACAAAAGTGAAGTAGGAAGTATCGAGGTGTGGGAAGTCGGAAGCTGTAAGTGGAACCGCAGAGTCTTAATTAAGTGTTAGGCGCGCGCCAGCACGATGACCGGGGAACGACGCGATGCCAGGGTCGCGGAACGCGCTTTCTCGCGATTCAATTAAACACGGCTCGGTGGAGTACCTTGGTCCGTGCGTACGCGACCCAGAAAGATGGGGTCTTGTCTTCGTGCCTCCCCTCCCCTACTTCCAGGCTCGTGCGCAGCGGTACCTTACATAATGCAATTGGGACACGGTTGGTTTCACAGTGTCGGCTCATATCGCCTACGACCGCACTGTCTACCCCTGTTTCCCCATGACGGCCACAGACGGCTTGTGGCAATCGACGACCGGCCTATTGAGGCAGCGGAGGTGCCCGGCATTCTAGCATGAACGGCGGACAAAGCCGCCATCCCACGATACCTGTCTTGGCTCATGGCAatcttccttttcctcgcAGATGTGTTTTGATTCTCTCCCACAATGACACACAGACAATCTCTGAATTCATATACACATTCACTCGGATATGCATGGGCTTGGACGGGCATTTCGTCTCACCTAATCCGGCGCATTTGTTAGACAGAGGGGTCACTAGGTCACTAACGTTCCCAACGTTGCTGTTTACCTACTTCCATATCCCTCCCTAACAACCCTGACTACCAACTCATATTTTGCCTTTTACGACCTGTGGTGTTCGTGGAAACACTTTTCACCGTCATGGTTGACGCGGATATGAGAAGCTATAACTCCCGAGTGGATGAGTTCAGGGATAGGGAGTTCCCCATGATCAAAGGTTCATTGGTTCATCAACTACAATTATTCTATCTCAACTTACTGACCAACAACACAGACTCCATATATCTCGACCATGCCGGAACAACGCTATATGCCAAGTCTCTGGTTGACAGATTCTCTGCAGAATTGACATCAAACTTGTTGGGCAACCCCCACTCCGCTTCGCCTTCTTCTCAGTATAGCACCTCTCGCATTGAAGATATTCGCCTCAGACTTCTCCGTTTTTTCAACGCTAACCCTGAGGAATTTGACTTGGTCTTCGTTTCCAACACCACAGCTGGGATCAAACTTGTTTCCGACGCCTTCCGAGCCTCACCAGAGGGCTTTTCTTACGTATACCACCAAGCTTGCCACACAAGTATAATAGGGGTTCGCGAAGAGGCGCGTGAGAGCAGATGCGTTGCGGATGGCGATGTGAGACGTTGGATTGATGGGAAATCTCCTCTGGATGATTCGGAAGCATCAGACTCGCCCACGCTATTTTCATACTCAGCTCAATCTCATATGGATGGGCGACGTTACCCGTTAACGTGGCCATCTCTACTGCGAGAGTCGCCTGCCGTCTCGCACCGGCAATTTTTTACGCTATTGGACGCAGCCTCACTAGTGGCCACTTCTCCTCTAGATCTCAGTAACTCGGAAACGGCACCCGATTTTACGGTTTTGAGTCTTTACAAAATCTTTGGCTTTCCAGACCTTGGCGCTTTGATTGTTAGAAGGCAGGCCGAGCCGATTTTCAATCAAAGGCGCTATTTCGGGGGTGGCACCGTCGATATGGTTGTCTGCGGAAAAGAAAGATGGCATGCTCCAAAATCGACGTTCCTTCATGAGAGGCTAGAGGACGGCACTCTTCCATTTCATAACATCATAGGACTTGATGCTGCTCTAGATGTTCACGCAGAGCTCTTCGGAAGCATGAGTAGCGTAGCATCGCACACAGCATTCCTTAGAAACCGACTACACGATGGACTTGCCAGCCTCAAACATGGAAATGGGCTGCCCGTCTGCACTATCTACTCAGAACGACGCAGCGAGGTTAATGGCTCCGTAGGAAGCGGGCCACTCGTCTCGTTCAACATTCGCGACGCTGCCGGAGCCTGGATCAGTCTATACGAGCTTGAAAAATTAGCCACGTTGAAGAACTTACATATTCGAACCGGCGGCGTCTGCAGTCCTGGAGGTATCGCTTCAGCACTCGGCCTGAGCCCATGGGAGATGAGGAAGAATTTCTCCGCTGGGTTTCGCTGCGGCACTGACCAAGATGTCATCGCTGGAAAGCCGACTGGCGTTATTCGAGCAAGTCTTGGTGCGATGAGCACTATTTCCGACGTTGACTTCCTGATCGACTTTATTGATGAATTCTATCGAGAAGAAGTGTCAGTTGATGACTGTCGCGCCGAAAACCAGACTTCATCGATAGGGTTCCAGGTCCAGGGCATCAGCGTCTACCCGATCAAGAGCTGTGGCGCCTTTTCTGTTCCGCTTGGTATGGACTGGGAAGTCATGCCCGAAGGTCTGGCTTGGGATAGAGAGTGGTGTCTTGTCCACCAAGGGTCAGGACAGGCACTAAGCCAGAAGAGGTATCCCAAGATGGCCCTCATCAAACCCACTCTTGACTTCGACGGTGGCGCGCTGCGTGTAGCGTACAGAGGGAGAAAATTCTCTCACCTACCCGACGAGATCTCAGTTCCTCTATCTGCGGATCCCACTTACTTCGAAACAAACGGCGGCCCTCGTGAGAGGTCCTCAAGAGTATGCGGCGACAAGATTACGACGCAAGTGTATGCCTCCGATCATGTCAACGGCTTCTTCAGTGATATTCTCGGTGTGCCATGCGCATTGGCACGATTTCCAGCGGGAGGACAGGGACCAAGTATGCGTCACTCAAAAGCCAAGGTGCAGAAACATCAGCACCCTCAAGTTTGGGTGCCAAAGGGGAGTTTCGGGGCATCTCCAGAGTTGCCTTCTCCGCCGGATTCGGACTCTGAACAATCACCAGCAAAGATTCTACTTTCCAATGAGAGCCCAATACTCCTGATCAATACATCGAGTTTGCGCGCCCTCAACGACGAAATCCAGGCAACTGGCGGGGAACCAGTTCCCTCCGAAGCATTCCGAGGCAATATCTTGGTCGGGCCAACTCGAGATCCTGACCATCTCCCATGGGCAGAGGATGGATGGACAAAACTCACGATTGGTGGTGAGGATTTCACTATGCTGGGATCCTGCCGCAGATGCCAGATGGTATGCGTCGACCAGGAGAGCGGCGAAAGACACCAGGAACCTTTCGTGACGCTGAGCAAGGTCAGAAGGTTCGACGGCAAAGTGTACTTTGGCACTCATATGAGCCATGATTCCACTAAGGCACTGCTCGGAGAAGGAACGCGCCGTCCAGTGATACGAGTCGGCGACATGGTCAGTGTAGGAGCATGATGTAAGGTACTTCAGAAAGGCTTGGCTGGCATCGGTCAAGATGAATGTCAGTATATGTTCTCAATGAAATACAGACCCCACAGCGGCTACTCCGTTCAAATAAGCTATAGTTGCCCTCGCACCTTTGCTGTCAAGTTCACTGTTCCAAGGTGATAAGCCTCGGTGGTTGCTCCCATAAGAAAGAAAAGGACCTGTTGTAACCAATTAGATCCACCTGCTGGAATAGAATTCCACTTTCTTGATTCTATGGAAGTCAGGGCTGGTTTCTCGTACTCAAAACTCGTCAGGTATCAGGTAGTGCCAGCGAAGAAAGCCAGCAATCAATGATTGAAATGAGcatttagctacttaacctactaatagtacttaagcttTACGGAtatgtaaggtaggtacagTGCGCGCTTTCCTTACTAAAAGTGACTTAGGTGAGGTACCTTGCCTTAACAGCGCCCGTGCACCTATCCTTTCCCGGAAAATGTCGCGTCCTGCAGCTGCAGCTTCGAGTCTATCACGTCTGCTTCCCGAGAAAGTAAGCTGTCTCGTTCCTTCGATTTTTATTCTTACCGTGAAAACGTTTTTCAAACCTTTTTGGTCAATAATTGCTACTTTTCCAGCATCTTGCAGCAGCTGAGGGAAGCGCGCCAGCTTCCTAGTTTCCCCCGGTTGATTTACCACCACTGACGCGCGACAGGTCGGGTGCCCTGGCCCATGAAGGTAGTTTCCACCACCCCCTCCACACGTCCCTACAAATACCCACCTCTAGCCCTCCTCTCCCTCTTCGGCCTTCTCCCAGCTTCACATCCTTCAACACGACCTCTCGACGCCGTCAAGTCCCAGAGGCAATCAACAATCTCCCCGCACCATGGATGGTTGAGCAAATTTCCCGTGTTGTGCCTCTGAGCCAAcagctttcttttttctacCACCCTTTCACGATATTTGCTATCATTCGCAAGCTCGTTGATCCTGCTCGCTCCGCCCGGAAGACTTTCTATCCCGACAGGTCAGTCTGCGACGGCATGCTCCAACGATGACGACCAGACTGCTGCCTCTCGTGGCCAGTCGCAACATAAGGTGCTGCGGTAATCTTGAGTCGTTGCTCAAGGTACGCAGTCGCAGCCTTGTTCTGCTTGTTGGGCTTTGCCTAACGGCAACAGTCCCAGCTTCCAGACATGCTGTCGGCCGACAGAGCAAGTGAGCTCATATGAGCTGCCCTTTCTCTACCATCACGAATATATCACCGTACTGTGCTTTGCGCACTGATCAGGGGCCTTGGAGGCGCACGCGGTGTTAGGCTGGAGTTTAGCCTAAGACATCCGTTCGGCTTCGCTGGCCTTTTCTTCGTCACTTTGTCCTGGGCAGGACGTAAAAAGGCCTTGGGGTTGCATCATGGCAACGAATGGACGACATAGAGAGGCAAATACAGCCCATGTATTGAGGTTACGTTTATGATACTCGTTATGGAGTCACATGTGGTATGTCCCGAAAACTATAGCTCTAGCAAGACAGCTCCCCGACTAACCCACTTTAGCAACGATCTCTAGACTTGCGACGTTCCCAAGGCTGGGCAACCAAGACGTACGACACCATCTCCTTTCTTCAGCAATTAGACTTCGACATACTCTACCTAATTCTGATGACCCGCCACGATAATGACATGTTTGTCTGAGACTTTGGCATTCTTGGTTCTTTTCTTTTGCCAAATGGTAtggatagtaagtattttgcACCGTACTTGTCCTGCCTTGATCGTACCGCTAACCTGAGCTACAGGACATTGGATCGAAAAAGGACGGCGCCCTGATCATGATTTGTCCTGGGCAGGACTTTAAAAGGCCCCGATTCTCTACGTTGAGGATCGGCACGGATGGG from the Colletotrichum lupini chromosome 3, complete sequence genome contains:
- a CDS encoding MOSC N-terminal beta barrel domain-containing protein, with amino-acid sequence MDGRRYPLTWPSLLRESPAVSHRQFFTLLDAASLVATSPLDLSNSETAPDFTVLSLYKIFGFPDLGALIVRRQAEPIFNQRRYFGGGTVDMVVCGKERWHAPKSTFLHERLEDGTLPFHNIIGLDAALDVHAELFGSMSSVASHTAFLRNRLHDGLASLKHGNGLPVCTIYSERRSEVNGSVGSGPLVSFNIRDAAGAWISLYELEKLATLKNLHIRTGGVCSPGGIASALGLSPWEMRKNFSAGFRCGTDQDVIAGKPTGVIRASLGAMSTISDVDFLIDFIDEFYREEVSVDDCRAENQTSSIGFQVQGISVYPIKSCGAFSVPLGMDWEVMPEGLAWDREWCLVHQGSGQALSQKRYPKMALIKPTLDFDGGALRVAYRGRKFSHLPDEISVPLSADPTYFETNGGPRERSSRVCGDKITTQVYASDHVNGFFSDILGVPCALARFPAGGQGPSMRHSKAKVQKHQHPQVWVPKGSFGASPELPSPPDSDSEQSPAKILLSNESPILLINTSSLRALNDEIQATGGEPVPSEAFRGNILVGPTRDPDHLPWAEDGWTKLTIGGEDFTMLGSCRRCQMVCVDQESGERHQEPFVTLSKVRRFDGKVYFGTHMSHDSTKALLGEGTRRPVIRVGDMVSVGA